Proteins found in one Magnolia sinica isolate HGM2019 chromosome 5, MsV1, whole genome shotgun sequence genomic segment:
- the LOC131246905 gene encoding NAC transcription factor 29-like has product MNIINEILLPPGFRFHPTDQELIVHYLRKKVSSSQTPLLSIIADIDLYKFNPWDLPGKAFFGESEWFFFTPRDRKYPNGGRPNRAAASGYWKATGTDKPILVSGGSQCLGVKKGLIFYRGRPPRGIKTDWLMHEYRLLDNNNNAGSQKLKGSMRLDDWVLCRVRRKNNIPLQITENYENYQPCSVSLDNQSMEKQLARKREDFFEGIDYRVLADLMVSQDRVPHICDSTSYQGLTKVSNPNVVSHGDDNGPQPQLISSVQNIPDSIRWTLSLGGLDDLVMSPPPTKRLNISGNMKEQSPTDSTSIASCFSDFIT; this is encoded by the exons atgaatataataaatgaaatacTGCTCCCACCAGGTTTCAGATTCCATCCAACGGATCAAGAACTCATCGTTCATTACTTGAGGAAGAAGGTCTCTTCTTCCCAAACTCCCCTTCTATCTATCATAGCAGACATCGACCTCTACAAGTTCAATCCATGGGATCTCCCTG GCAAGGCTTTCTTTGGGGAGAGCGAGTGGTTCTTCTTCACCCCAAGAGATCGGAAATACCCAAACGGGGGCCGACCGAATAGAGCGGCTGCATCTGGCTATTGGAAAGCCACTGGTACGGATAAACCAATCCTGGTATCCGGTGGGTCACAGTGTCTCGGAGTGAAGAAAGGTCTGATCTTTTATAGAGGCCGCCCTCCGAGAGGAATCAAAACTGACTGGCTGATGCATGAATATAGACTCctagacaacaacaacaacgctGGCTCACAAAAGCTCAAGGGTTCCATGAGA ttGGATGATTGGGTCCTTTGCCGAGTTCGCCGTAAGAACAACATACCATTACAAATTACAGAGAATTATGAGAATTACCAACCTTGCTCCGTTTCCCTCGATAATCAAAGCATGGAGAAGCAGCTTGcgagaaagagagaagatttcTTTGAAGGGATCGATTATCGAGTGCTGGCCGACCTCATGGTTTCACAAGATCGGGTACCTCATATATGTGATAGCACAAGCTACCAAGGGCTCACGAAAGTCTCAAATCCGAACGTTGTTTCACATGGAGATGACAATGGCCCACAACCCCAGCTCATTTCCTCCGTCCAGAATATACCGGATTCGATCAGGTGGACACTCTCTTTGGGTGGTTTAGATGATCTTGTGATGTCCCCACCACCCACTAAGAGATTGAATATTAGTGGAAACATGAAAGAACAATCTCCCACTGATTCAACCTCCATAGCCTCTTGCTTTTCGGATTTCATCACCTAG